A part of Sinorhizobium chiapasense genomic DNA contains:
- the rfbC gene encoding dTDP-4-dehydrorhamnose 3,5-epimerase, producing the protein MSRFKRFHTELPGLTVVERKQFGDARGFFSRFFCQEELFELGSFASIAQINHSMTRTKGAVRGLHFQRPPYEEAKFVSCLAGAVFDVAVDMRPDSPTYLRWHGEVLSAENARSMMIPGGFAHGFQTLTENCELIYLHDKPFAPEAEGGLNALDPRVNIAWPIEITQMSERDRNLAFV; encoded by the coding sequence ATGTCGCGCTTCAAGCGCTTCCATACGGAACTTCCCGGCCTGACGGTGGTCGAGCGCAAGCAATTCGGTGACGCGCGTGGTTTCTTCTCGCGTTTCTTTTGCCAGGAGGAGCTTTTCGAGCTTGGTTCTTTCGCGTCGATTGCCCAAATCAATCACTCGATGACGCGCACCAAGGGCGCCGTCCGCGGGCTGCATTTCCAGCGGCCTCCCTATGAGGAGGCGAAGTTCGTCTCGTGTCTGGCCGGTGCGGTTTTCGACGTTGCTGTCGACATGCGGCCGGATTCGCCAACCTATTTGCGTTGGCACGGCGAGGTTCTGAGCGCCGAGAACGCGCGGTCCATGATGATCCCGGGCGGCTTTGCCCACGGCTTCCAGACCCTCACCGAGAATTGCGAGCTGATCTATCTTCACGACAAGCCCTTTGCGCCGGAGGCGGAAGGTGGACTGAATGCGCTTGATCCGCGCGTGAATATCGCATGGCCGATCGAAATTACCCAGATGTCCGAGCGCGACCGCAACCTCGCTTTCGTCTGA
- a CDS encoding NAD-dependent epimerase/dehydratase family protein yields the protein MTKQVLLTGATGFVGRHVLRELAECGIAACPVVRTGTENRLADAVGTGRILSTDALFSEPAEWWTQALAGIDTIIHLAWYAEPGKYLTSPINIDCLTGTLAMAKGAAAAGVRRFVGIGTCFEYELTGRPLTTDTPLRPLTPYAGAKAAAFLALSQWLPQAGVEFAWCRLFYLYGEGEDERRFVPYLRKCLAAGRRADLTKGHQVRDFLDVREAARMIVDTAVSTAQGAVNICSGVPVTIREFAERIADEHGRRDLLNFGGRAENLVDPPYVVGVR from the coding sequence TTGACCAAACAAGTCCTTCTCACCGGAGCCACAGGCTTTGTCGGCCGCCATGTCCTGCGTGAATTGGCCGAGTGCGGTATCGCCGCGTGCCCTGTCGTACGCACGGGAACCGAAAACCGCCTCGCCGACGCGGTCGGAACCGGGCGCATTCTTTCAACCGATGCACTTTTTTCCGAGCCGGCGGAATGGTGGACGCAAGCACTCGCCGGGATCGACACGATCATCCATCTGGCGTGGTATGCCGAGCCCGGCAAATACCTGACGTCACCCATCAACATCGATTGTCTCACTGGCACTCTTGCCATGGCAAAAGGTGCCGCGGCCGCCGGTGTCAGGCGCTTTGTCGGCATAGGCACGTGCTTTGAATACGAACTCACTGGCCGCCCGCTGACCACCGACACGCCGCTCAGGCCCCTGACACCCTATGCGGGTGCCAAGGCAGCGGCCTTCCTTGCGCTTTCGCAATGGCTACCACAGGCGGGCGTCGAATTTGCCTGGTGCCGGCTGTTCTATCTCTACGGCGAAGGAGAAGACGAACGGCGGTTCGTCCCCTACCTCAGAAAATGCCTTGCCGCGGGGCGGAGAGCGGATTTGACCAAAGGTCACCAAGTCCGCGACTTTCTGGACGTCAGAGAAGCCGCCAGGATGATCGTGGACACTGCGGTCAGCACCGCGCAAGGAGCGGTCAATATTTGTTCAGGCGTACCGGTAACGATCCGAGAATTTGCCGAGAGAATCGCCGACGAGCATGGTAGGCGGGACCTACTCAATTTCGGAGGTCGAGCCGAAAACCTCGTCGACCCACCTTATGTCGTGGGTGTCAGGTGA